One window of Lytechinus variegatus isolate NC3 chromosome 2, Lvar_3.0, whole genome shotgun sequence genomic DNA carries:
- the LOC121408158 gene encoding E3 ubiquitin-protein ligase Midline-1-like, with protein sequence MASATQHLLSDVTESLQCPICKDILTRPKLLPCSHTFCEDCLIQLHSIQSLGDRLTCAVCRSVAHLSDNNVSNFPTNQIVHSLAEDFKERSDRKGTTDSTDGNPSDEWCTLCDPDERNFATLYCQHCSEFLCSSCLDQHKRFRQNAFHELVGASEISSGEIRKQLACLTHPRELQQFVCITCLVHICCRCLEMGHQPDKHEVIGIAEYEESHKAAVDLLQEKIDQKTAVIQSHSSFVKEQISMVQNTIGQQKQEIEKACEDAFERIRRRKQQLLEECNVYERSLIQDLENIIECHYGFLENLAAKASVVTEESTVQCEDQSLTERAARVDELEALVNGDPDASLPAAIARRAEFLIFQQAAESDGLNLGSVHVKEWELQETVSFDGGVACSTATPDGQLAIATRDGHIKFFSTEGQMLQTQAMDGVRGLGYLMDGSCIVRQMNNKVTQYSPQWEELGKQFETLSRDENGIGRISVDSLDRIYVDYRKSRIIQVFSPEGVKAKEIPCDGYEPWNISVIRSGTELLALTHSNSVSIIDEEGEKKHTLTKEVGTYIHPSVCKDGTILLALMNHSKASLTIGQYTNELEYIQTLVADQKMEITEDKWCFLQEVTGGKVVLCTSDKLYFYSKLT encoded by the coding sequence ATGGCCTCTGCAACGCAACATTTGCTGAGTGATGTGACAGAGAGTTTACAATGTCCAATCTGCAAGGATATCCTCACAAGACCTAAGCTTCTGCCTTGCTCCCACACATTCTGCGAAGACTGTTTAATCCAACTGCACTCCATTCAATCACTTGGAGATCGGTTAACATGTGCGGTGTGTCGCTCTGTTGCTCATCTGTCTGACAACAATGTTtccaactttccaaccaatcaaaTAGTTCATAGCCTTGCAGAAGATTTCAAGGAAAGATCGGACCGGAAGGGTACAACTGATTCAACAGATGGTAATCCCTCTGACGAGTGGTGCACTCTATGTGACCCTGATGAGCGCAACTTTGCGACACTCTACTGTCAGCATTGCTCAGAATTCCTGTGCAGTTCTTGTCTTGACCAGCACAAGAGGTTTAGACAGAATGCATTCCATGAGCTTGTTGGTGCAAGTGAGATTTCATCTGGGGAAATCAGAAAACAGCTTGCATGTCTGACGCATCCTCGAGAATTGCAGCAGTTTGTGTGTATCACATGTCTTGTTCACATCTGCTGTAGGTGCCTAGAAATGGGACATCAACCTGATAAACACGAGGTGATTGGAATTGCAGAGTATGAAGAAAGCCACAAGGCAGCAGTTGATCTCTTGCAGGAAAAAATAGATCAGAAGACTGCAGTGATTCAGAGCCACTCTTCCTTTGtgaaggagcagattagcatgGTGCAGAATACAATCGGACAGCAAAAGCAAGAAATCGAAAAAGCATGCGAGGATGCGTTTGAGCGAATCCGACGAAGGAAGCAACAGCTCCTTGAAGAGTGTAACGTATATGAGAGATCACTCATCCAAGACCTGGAAAACATTATCGAGTGTCATTATGGATTCCTTGAGAACTTGGCAGCAAAGGCTTCTGTAGTTACAGAAGAGTCCACTGTGCAATGTGAGGACCAGTCGTTAACCGAGCGGGCAGCAAGGGTTGATGAACTCGAAGCTCTTGTGAATGGTGACCCTGATGCATCTCTTCCTGCAGCTATCGCACGCCGGGCTGAATTCTTGATCTTCCAACAAGCTGCTGAGTCCGATGGTCTGAATCTTGGAAGCGTTCATGTCAAGGAGTGGGAACTTCAAGAAACAGTCAGTTTTGATGGAGGTGTGGCCTGTTCCACTGCAACGCCTGATGGCCAGTTGGCTATTGCAACTCGGGATGGACACATCAAGTTCTTCTCAACTGAGGGACAAATGCTTCAGACTCAAGCCATGGATGGTGTTCGCGGATTGGGCTACTTGATGGATGGCAGTTGCATTGTCCGCCAGATGAATAACAAAGTCACACAGTACTCACCACAGTGGGAGGAACTCGGTAAGCAATTTGAAACGCTGAGCAGAGATGAAAATGGAATTGGTCGGATCTCGGTAGACAGTCTTGATCGTATTTATGTTGACTACAGGAAGAGCAGGATTATACAGGTGTTCTCTCCAGAAGGTGTAAAGGCGAAGGAAATACCGTGTGATGGGTATGAACCATGGAACATATCAGTGATTAGGTCAGGCACAGAACTCTTGGCTCTGACTCACAGCAACTCAGTTAGCATCATTGATGAAGAGGGTGAAAAGAAACATACTCTCACCAAGGAAGTAGGTACCTATATCCACCCTTCTGTGTGCAAAGATGGAACCATTCTCCTGGCCTTGATGAACCACAGCAAGGCATCCCTGACTATCGGACAGTATACAAATGAGCTGGAGTACATCCAGACACTTGTTGCTGATCAGAAAATGGAGATAACCGAAGACAAATGGTGTTTCTTGCAAGAAGTTACCGGCGGGAAAGTTGTTCTTTGCACATCAGATAAACTCTATTTTTATAGCAAACTTACCTAA
- the LOC121406835 gene encoding E3 ubiquitin-protein ligase TRIM33-like — protein sequence MQKMASSKQLLDHLECPICHDLLCNPKLLPCAHSFCERCLKELHSFLQADSGLTCPVCHQDANVPGNDVSNFPTNLIVKSLVEDFKRRSDAKAERIKGSGATAIQTCTVCDGDDQDIATYYCQNCSEFLCEDCLQHHNRYKRNACHETVKVRDIEAGVVKKKFTCPEHPQELQQFVCTTCLVRICCRCREVEHKEDGHEVNEMTGYEEIQQKTIDCLLLKIEQISVDIQNNLSFVHEKLRKVKNIVSQRRQKIVSTYDTAEEQLRRRRDELLEECNTCDKTLCQELEDIIGSHYGIQETLTNKATLVNEGLTSLHQPDLSLSKYATQVEGLEIILEEAIPLLLSKSSHIAHRADSLTFRPVSPIGSLVDMFQREKLFFEDEQHDSGGGWRLDVIPKGGGTNCSNQTDKLKASCVTMAMNEQSKDASDESLPGSKKAPLRSFIAHLPTKGKRKTRIRDQQLH from the coding sequence ATGCAAAAGATGGCTTCATCGAAACAACTATTAGACCATCTCGAATGTCCCATCTGCCATGATCTACTCTGCAATCCTAAACTTCTACCATGTGCACATTCTTTTTGCGAAAGATGTTTGAAGGAACTTCACTCTTTTCTGCAAGCTGATTCCGGGTTAACTTGTCCAGTGTGTCACCAAGATGCAAATGTTCCTGGAAATGATGTGAGTAACTTTCCAACAAATCTTATTGTCAAGTCCCTTGTAGAAGATTTCAAAAGGAGATCAGATGCTAAGGCTGAACGTATCAAAGGGAGTGGAGCAACCGCCATTCAAACTTGCACGGTTTGCGATGGTGATGATCAAGACATTGCAACATACTACTGCCAGAACTGTTCTGAGTTCCTTTGCGAAGATTGCTTGCAACACCACAATAGATACAAACGGAATGCTTGCCACGAGACGGTGAAAGTAAGAGACATTGAGGCGGGAGTTgtcaaaaagaaattcacaTGCCCTGAACATCCACAGGAACTGCAGCAGTTCGTGTGCACTACATGTCTGGTTCGGATCTGTTGCAGATGTCGGGAGGTCGAACACAAGGAAGACGGACATGAAGTCAACGAGATGACTGGGTATGAAGAAATTCAGCAAAAGACAATAGATTGTCTTTTACTGAAAATAGAACAAATCTCTGTTGATATTCAAAATAACTTATCGTTTGTGCATGAGAAGCTCcgaaaagtgaaaaatattgtgTCTCAACGACGACAAAAAATTGTAAGTACTTACGACACTGCAGAAGAGCAATTACGAAGAAGGAGAGATGAATTACTCGAAGAATGCAATACATGTGACAAAACACTCTGTCAGGAGTTGGAAGATATAATTGGCAGCCATTATGGCATCCAAGAGACGTTAACTAACAAGGCTACACTTGTAAACGAGGGTCTAACAAGCCTACACCAGCCAGATCTGTCACTATCTAAATATGCAACGCAAGTTGAAGGACTTGAAATTATTCTGGAAGAAGCCATCCCCTTACTTCTCTCCAAGTCATCACACATAGCACATCGTGCAGACTCTCTCACTTTTCGTCCGGTTTCTCCTATCGGGTCACTTGTAGATATGTTCCAACGAGAGAAATTGTTCTTTGAAGATGAACAACACGACAGCGGTGGGGGATGGAGGTTGGATGTTATCCCCAAGGGTGGAGGAACGAACTGCTCGAATCAGACAGATAAACTTAAAGCATCTTGTGTGACTATGGCTATGAATGAACAAAGCAAAGATGCTTCTGATGAGTCTTTGCCAGGAAGTAAAAAGGCTCCGTTGCGTTCTTTCATCGCACATCTTCCCACAAAAGGAAAACGCAAGACTAGGATTCGAGACCAGCAGCTGCATTGA